Proteins co-encoded in one Waddlia chondrophila WSU 86-1044 genomic window:
- a CDS encoding DUF2608 domain-containing protein, producing MKFVRNTTFLLFALFWATVLPAEIYETSRMDELYGHLEPGMLVVFDIDNTLIEPVQELGSNQWFENRIKEYFSHGYSNHNALHTALKEWIAIQHITFVKLVEPGIDEVVKDLQGKGYTVMGLTTRDLTLSDRTAEQLQSVGIDLSKTAPTQEEVFFMNERGVLFHKGSLFTAATHKGEALHKFLEISGYQPSSVMFINDKYSHLIPVEEYCSQSGIPFVGLRYGHTDEKVKSFCKQIADVQFYHFGHILSNESAERILHERD from the coding sequence ATGAAATTTGTAAGAAACACAACATTCCTTCTATTTGCACTGTTCTGGGCAACGGTGCTCCCGGCTGAAATTTATGAAACATCCCGCATGGATGAACTTTACGGTCACCTCGAACCTGGAATGCTGGTCGTTTTCGATATTGACAACACTTTGATCGAACCTGTGCAAGAACTTGGCAGCAACCAATGGTTTGAAAATAGAATCAAAGAATACTTTTCCCATGGCTACAGCAACCATAACGCTTTGCATACAGCACTCAAAGAGTGGATAGCGATCCAACACATCACATTTGTGAAATTGGTGGAGCCTGGGATCGATGAGGTCGTCAAAGACCTCCAGGGAAAAGGTTACACAGTGATGGGACTGACGACCCGGGACCTCACTCTATCGGATCGAACAGCGGAGCAGCTGCAATCTGTCGGCATCGATCTTTCAAAGACCGCTCCCACTCAGGAAGAAGTGTTTTTTATGAACGAGCGCGGAGTCCTTTTTCACAAAGGATCTCTCTTCACTGCCGCAACGCACAAAGGAGAAGCGCTTCACAAATTTCTTGAAATCTCCGGATATCAACCAAGTTCTGTGATGTTCATTAATGATAAATATTCCCACCTTATCCCTGTGGAAGAGTATTGTTCTCAATCCGGAATCCCTTTTGTGGGTCTGCGGTATGGACATACTGACGAAAAAGTGAAGAGCTTTTGCAAGCAGATTGCCGACGTGCAATTTTACCACTTCGGCCACATCTTATCGAATGAATCTGCGGAAAGGATTCTGCACGAAAGAGATTGA
- a CDS encoding glycerophosphodiester phosphodiesterase, whose product MKILLVFLIFISSLLAAKDIAIIAHRGNSKEAPENTISAFLSAGRVEADFVECDVHLTKDGIPVVVHDRFLCRTINSHYPIAIETLTLDELNSYDAGSWFSQKFEGQRIPTLSNLLNTELGRTGIMLEIKEGSAPPNILAKKVVEAVNKEPRRTVIIGSQSAKILEEVRKLSPRQPIIAIIEDIHKIKPHRENRPNFYALHSSIVSSELVRVVHDEQRLVWVWTVDNPDKARHYAEMNVDGIITNSPREMRHAGISTLN is encoded by the coding sequence ATGAAAATTCTTCTTGTCTTCCTGATTTTCATCTCCTCTTTGCTCGCGGCCAAAGACATCGCGATTATTGCTCACCGAGGAAATTCCAAGGAAGCTCCGGAAAATACCATATCCGCCTTTCTCTCCGCAGGGAGAGTCGAAGCCGACTTTGTCGAATGCGATGTGCATCTAACCAAAGATGGCATACCTGTGGTTGTCCATGATCGCTTCCTGTGCCGCACAATCAATTCTCATTATCCTATTGCCATAGAAACCTTAACTCTGGATGAGCTCAATTCTTACGATGCCGGCAGCTGGTTCTCACAGAAATTCGAAGGGCAGCGCATTCCTACGCTTTCCAACCTACTAAATACGGAGCTTGGCCGTACTGGCATTATGTTAGAGATCAAAGAAGGTTCAGCCCCCCCGAACATCCTCGCTAAAAAAGTTGTCGAAGCCGTTAACAAAGAACCCCGCAGAACTGTCATCATCGGCAGCCAATCTGCGAAAATTTTAGAAGAGGTGCGCAAACTTTCCCCTCGCCAACCGATCATCGCTATCATCGAAGACATTCACAAAATCAAGCCCCATAGAGAAAACCGCCCGAATTTTTATGCCTTGCATTCTTCGATTGTTTCCAGCGAGCTTGTGCGCGTCGTGCATGACGAACAACGTTTAGTTTGGGTGTGGACAGTGGATAATCCGGATAAGGCGCGCCATTATGCAGAAATGAATGTCGACGGCATCATTACCAACAGCCCGCGCGAGATGCGCCACGCCGGCATTTCTACGCTTAATTGA